TTCAAGGGACATATGAAACTTTTGTTGAAGCAGGGCGCCAACATTTTAATGATGATCTGACGGGGCGTTGGGTATTGACCGCTGGATTAGGTGGTATGGGCGGCGCTCAGCCACTCGCGGCAACATTGGCAGGTGCATGTTCATTAAACATTGAATGCCAACAAAGCCGTATCGACTTTCGCCTGCGCACGCGCTATGTCGATGAGCAAGCGACTGATTTGGATGATGCATTAGCGCGTATTAAAAAGTACACCTCAGAAGGAAAAGCGGTTTCGATCGCGTTATGTGCTAACGCGGCTGAAGTACTTCCTGAATTAGTAAAACGTGGTGTTCGTCCCGATATGGTCACTGACCAAACCAGCGCCCATGACCCCCTCAATGGTTACTTACCAATTGGTATGAGCTGGGAAGAGTATCGCGAGCGCAGTGCGAAAGATCCTGAAGGCATCACAAAAGCAGCCAAAGCATCAATGGCTGAGCATGTAAAAGCCATGCTAGCGTTCCAAAAACAAGGTATTCCAACGTTTGACTATGGTAATAATATTCGCCAAATGGCCCTTGAAATGGGCGTTAAAAATGCATTTGATTTCCCTGGTTTTGTACCTGCGTATATTCGCCCGTTATTCTGTCGTGGCGTAGGCCCATTCCGCTGGGTAGCGTTATCGGGTGATCCTGAAGATATTTATAAAACGGATGCCAAAGTCAAAGAGCTATTACCTGATGATAAACACCTTCATCGTTGGTTAGATATGGCTCGTGAACGCATTAGTTTCCAAGGCTTACCAGCTCGTATTTGCTGGGTTGGTTTAGGTGATAGAGCAAAACTAGGCTTGGCATTTAATGAAATGGTACGCAGTGGTGAAGTATCAGCACCTATCGTTATTGGTCGTGATCACCTTGATTCAGGCTCAGTTGCAAGTCCAAACCGTGAAACTGAAGCAATGAAAGATGGTTCCGATGCGGTATCAGATTGGCCATTACTGAATGCGCTATTAAATACAGCAAGTGGTGCAACATGGGTATCATTACACCATGGTGGTGGTGTAGGTATGGGCTTCTCACAACATTCTGGGGTGGTTATTGTGTGCGATGGTACCGATGAAGCTGCTGAACGTATCGCAAGAGTTCTACATAACGACCCTGCAACCGGTGTTATGCGCCATGCTGACGCTGGTTATGATATTGCGATTAAATGTGCGCAAGAAAAAAATCTTAATTTACCCATGATCAAAACACGCTAAGAGGTGCAATTAATGACTAAGTTAACTATCCATCCAGGAAAAATGACACTGAATGACTTGCGCCTTGTTCTTGCACAACCAGTAACTGTCACATTAGATAAACGTGCACACTCTGCGATAGAAAAAAGTGTTGCCACTGTTAATAAAATTATTGCAGAAGATAAAACGGCATATGGCATCAATACAGGGTTTGGCTTGCTAGCCAACACCCGTATTGCGACGAAA
This portion of the Providencia manganoxydans genome encodes:
- the hutU gene encoding urocanate hydratase, with amino-acid sequence MNVTTINNKYRNGDIRAPRGNTLNAKSWLTEAPLRMLMNNLDPDVAENPHELVVYGGIGRAARNWQCYDKIVETLKELASDETLLVQSGKPVGVFKTHENAPRVLIANSNLVPHWANWEHFNELDAKGLAMYGQMTAGSWIYIGSQGIVQGTYETFVEAGRQHFNDDLTGRWVLTAGLGGMGGAQPLAATLAGACSLNIECQQSRIDFRLRTRYVDEQATDLDDALARIKKYTSEGKAVSIALCANAAEVLPELVKRGVRPDMVTDQTSAHDPLNGYLPIGMSWEEYRERSAKDPEGITKAAKASMAEHVKAMLAFQKQGIPTFDYGNNIRQMALEMGVKNAFDFPGFVPAYIRPLFCRGVGPFRWVALSGDPEDIYKTDAKVKELLPDDKHLHRWLDMARERISFQGLPARICWVGLGDRAKLGLAFNEMVRSGEVSAPIVIGRDHLDSGSVASPNRETEAMKDGSDAVSDWPLLNALLNTASGATWVSLHHGGGVGMGFSQHSGVVIVCDGTDEAAERIARVLHNDPATGVMRHADAGYDIAIKCAQEKNLNLPMIKTR